The following coding sequences are from one Kallotenue papyrolyticum window:
- the leuC gene encoding 3-isopropylmalate dehydratase large subunit: MTQPRTLFDKVWDAHIVRPQTADTPAVLYIDLHLVHEVTSPQAFTQLRQRGLRVRRPAQTLATMDHSTPTTPRTPEGIIPIADTQAAAQLAQLERNCRDFGIPLFALGTENQGIVHVIGPEQGLTQPGMTIVCGDSHTSTHGAFGALAFGIGTSEVAHVLATQCLLQSRPKTMAIRVDGRLRPGVTAKDIILAIIAQIGVGGGTGYVFEYMGEAIRALSMEERMTICNMSIEGGARAGMVAPDDTTFEYIAGRPCAPQGADWERALQYWRTLPSDEGARFDAEVRLDAGALTPMITYGTNPGMGMPIDGVVPDPADCADPSQRASLEKALRYMDLRPGQRLLGHPVDVVFLGSCTNSRITDLRMAARLLKGRKIAPGVRMLVVPGSQQVKRQAEAEGLRDIFVAAGAEWREAGCSMCIAMNGDELQPGQYAVSTSNRNFEGRQGKGGRTFLASPLTAVATAINGAISDVRELL, encoded by the coding sequence ATGACCCAACCACGCACGCTCTTCGACAAGGTCTGGGACGCGCACATCGTCCGGCCGCAAACCGCCGACACGCCGGCGGTGCTCTATATCGATCTGCATCTGGTGCACGAGGTGACCTCGCCGCAGGCCTTTACCCAACTGCGCCAGCGCGGTCTGCGCGTGCGGCGGCCGGCGCAGACGCTCGCCACGATGGATCACTCCACGCCGACCACGCCGCGCACGCCCGAGGGGATCATCCCCATCGCCGACACGCAGGCGGCGGCGCAACTGGCGCAGCTCGAACGCAACTGCCGCGACTTCGGTATTCCGCTCTTTGCGCTGGGCACCGAAAACCAGGGCATCGTCCACGTGATCGGCCCGGAACAGGGCCTGACGCAGCCGGGCATGACCATCGTGTGCGGCGACTCGCACACCAGCACGCACGGCGCGTTCGGCGCGCTGGCCTTCGGCATCGGCACCAGCGAGGTGGCGCACGTGCTGGCGACGCAGTGCCTGCTGCAATCCAGGCCCAAGACCATGGCGATCCGCGTGGACGGTCGGCTCCGGCCGGGCGTCACCGCCAAGGACATCATCCTGGCGATCATCGCGCAGATCGGCGTGGGCGGCGGCACCGGCTATGTCTTCGAGTACATGGGCGAGGCGATTCGCGCGCTGTCGATGGAAGAGCGCATGACCATCTGCAACATGAGCATCGAGGGCGGCGCGCGCGCCGGCATGGTCGCGCCCGACGACACCACCTTCGAATACATCGCGGGGCGGCCCTGCGCGCCGCAGGGCGCGGACTGGGAGCGCGCGCTACAGTACTGGCGCACGCTGCCGAGCGACGAGGGCGCCCGCTTCGACGCCGAGGTTCGCCTCGATGCCGGCGCGCTGACGCCGATGATCACCTACGGCACCAATCCGGGCATGGGCATGCCCATCGACGGCGTGGTGCCCGACCCGGCGGACTGCGCCGATCCCAGCCAGCGCGCCAGCCTGGAAAAAGCCCTGAGGTACATGGATCTGCGGCCCGGCCAGCGCCTGCTTGGCCATCCGGTGGATGTGGTCTTTCTGGGAAGCTGCACCAACTCCCGCATCACCGATCTGCGCATGGCGGCGCGCCTGCTCAAGGGCCGCAAGATCGCCCCGGGCGTGCGCATGCTGGTCGTTCCCGGCTCGCAACAGGTCAAGCGCCAGGCCGAGGCCGAGGGGCTGCGCGATATTTTCGTCGCGGCGGGCGCGGAGTGGCGCGAAGCCGGCTGCTCGATGTGCATCGCCATGAACGGCGACGAGCTTCAGCCCGGCCAGTATGCCGTCTCGACCAGCAATCGCAACTTCGAGGGCCGGCAGGGCAAGGGCGGCCGCACCTTCCTGGCCAGCCCGCTGACCGCGGTCGCGACGGCGATCAACGGCGCGATCAGCGATGTTCGGGAGCTGCTCTAA
- the gltB gene encoding glutamate synthase large subunit gives MNTSSSAPLYDPRWEHDACGIGFVTRLDARPSHEIVELALEALCHLEHRGALDADGKSGDGAGILTQIPYDFFAHYLKRARLDPPAPGDLAVAMCFLPFHHLSEARALIEEHLAAAGIPLLAWRAVPTNDGTLGAQAMLLKPVIMQALLARPATIAPADWERALYRTRRAIGLEAHRRAMEGFYIASMSSRTIVYKGLMQASQLGVFYPDLQEPLYRSALAVYHQRYSTNTFPSWERAQPFRLLCHNGEINTLSGNVAAIKSREPDFASPLWEDVACLRPVIDERGSDSAMLDNVLELLTLSGRDVRHALTMLVPPAWEHDASLDEDLRAFFQFHSCLLAPWDGPAALCFSDGSVVGMALDRNGLRPARYIITADGLIVAGSEVGAVSIDPERIVRKGRLGPGQMIAVDLQAGQFMDDIAIKRWLAARAPYRAWVSEQLQTLNVALTPGTANGTPAEEAPLACLQAAFGYDAESLQVVLKPMARDGHEPVGSMGDDTPIAPLSLVGRPLYGYFRQRFAQVTNPPIDPLREALVMSLAMNLGPIGNLLDESPAHAHMLRIERPILRAAELEALRAHPDPAFRSCTIAALWPVADGAAGLQAAVWRMLEAIEAAIRDGVTIVILSDRGVDAAHAPIPALLAVGAAHHHLLRLGLRARVSLVLESGEPREVHHMACLIGYGAEAIHPYLAIASVRHMASEERQREALDPDQAEANYLQALDEGLRKILSKMGISTIDSYHGAQLFEAIGIGEELIDACFAGTPSRIGGIGWADVAEDVLSWHRRAFPTPATLPTPGVYKFKKDGEYHAFSPQVVHALHQAVGLKPTNGSLRDAYRQYVTLLYERAPATPRDLLRWKTRTPIALEEVEPVEAILRRFSTAAMSIGATSPEAHEVLAIAMKRLGGMSNSGEGGEDPERYHDERNSDIKQVASGRFGVTPAYLMHARELQIKMAQGSKPGEGGQIPGHKVTDYIARLRHTTPGVTLISPPPHHDIYSIEDLAQLIYDLKQINPQADVSVKLVAEVGVGTVAAGVVKAGADVVHISGHSGGTGASPLSSIKNAGIAWELGLAETQQTLLLNGLRDRVRVRVDGGFQTGRDVIIAALLGADEYSFGTAAVVAEGCLMARTCHTNNCPVGIASQRPELRAKFPGTPENVMHFFLHLAEEVRELLAALGARTLDEIIGRVELLEQITTGETRADQLDLSPLLVSPAAPDDLRRWSGARRSAEVGYLNARIVDDVLDALEQGQPIQLTYPIANTDRTVGATLAGEIARRDLRLAPDTIELIFHGSAGQSFGAFATQGMRLILWGDANDYVGKGLGGGEIIVRPPEGVRYRAAESTIMGNTVLYGATGGALWAAGQAGERFAVRNSGALAVVEGIGDHGCEYMTGGLVVVLGPTGRNFGAGMSGGRAYVLDERGDFLTRINPDMIRVEALSEDWQFDELRALIEQHVLLTGSRRGQELLQQWASVRQRFWHVIPTAITPTPLLLRERRAVEQALTPVIA, from the coding sequence ATGAACACGTCTAGTTCTGCTCCGTTGTACGATCCGCGCTGGGAACATGACGCCTGCGGCATTGGCTTCGTGACGCGCCTGGACGCGCGGCCGAGTCACGAGATCGTCGAGCTGGCGCTGGAGGCGCTGTGCCATCTGGAACATCGGGGCGCCCTCGACGCCGACGGCAAGAGCGGTGACGGCGCCGGCATCCTGACGCAGATCCCCTATGATTTCTTCGCGCACTACCTGAAACGGGCGCGGCTGGACCCGCCCGCGCCGGGCGATCTGGCCGTGGCGATGTGCTTTCTGCCCTTTCATCACCTCAGCGAAGCGCGCGCGTTGATCGAAGAGCATCTCGCGGCGGCGGGCATTCCCCTGCTGGCCTGGCGCGCCGTGCCCACCAACGACGGCACGCTGGGCGCGCAGGCTATGCTGCTCAAGCCGGTGATCATGCAGGCCCTGCTCGCCCGTCCCGCCACGATCGCGCCCGCCGACTGGGAACGGGCGCTGTATCGCACGCGCCGGGCGATCGGTCTCGAGGCGCATCGCCGCGCCATGGAGGGCTTCTACATCGCCTCCATGTCGTCGCGCACGATCGTGTACAAGGGGCTGATGCAGGCATCGCAGCTGGGCGTCTTCTACCCCGATCTGCAGGAGCCGCTCTACCGCTCGGCGCTGGCGGTCTACCATCAGCGCTACTCGACCAACACCTTCCCTTCCTGGGAGCGCGCGCAGCCCTTCCGCCTGCTCTGCCACAACGGCGAGATCAACACGCTCAGCGGCAACGTTGCGGCGATCAAATCGCGCGAGCCCGACTTCGCATCGCCGCTCTGGGAGGATGTCGCGTGCCTGCGGCCGGTGATCGACGAGCGCGGCAGCGACTCGGCCATGCTCGACAACGTGCTCGAGCTGTTGACGCTCAGCGGTCGCGATGTGCGCCACGCGCTCACCATGCTGGTGCCGCCCGCCTGGGAGCACGACGCGTCGCTGGACGAGGATCTGCGCGCCTTTTTCCAGTTCCATAGCTGCCTGCTGGCACCCTGGGACGGTCCCGCGGCGCTCTGCTTCTCGGACGGCAGCGTGGTGGGCATGGCCCTCGATCGCAACGGCCTGCGCCCGGCGCGCTACATCATCACGGCCGATGGCCTGATCGTCGCCGGCTCGGAGGTCGGCGCCGTCTCGATCGATCCCGAACGGATCGTGCGTAAGGGGCGGCTCGGTCCGGGCCAGATGATCGCCGTCGATCTGCAGGCCGGCCAGTTCATGGACGATATAGCGATCAAGCGCTGGCTGGCTGCCCGCGCGCCCTACCGCGCCTGGGTCAGCGAGCAGCTCCAAACCCTAAACGTCGCACTGACGCCGGGCACGGCCAACGGCACACCGGCGGAGGAAGCGCCCCTGGCCTGCCTCCAGGCCGCCTTCGGCTACGATGCCGAGTCGCTGCAGGTCGTGCTCAAGCCCATGGCGCGCGACGGCCACGAGCCGGTCGGCTCGATGGGCGATGATACTCCGATCGCGCCGTTGAGCCTGGTGGGCCGTCCGCTCTACGGCTACTTCCGCCAACGCTTCGCCCAGGTGACCAACCCCCCGATCGACCCGCTGCGCGAGGCGCTGGTGATGTCGCTGGCGATGAATCTGGGGCCCATCGGCAATCTGCTGGATGAGTCGCCGGCGCATGCGCACATGCTGCGCATCGAGCGCCCGATCCTGCGCGCCGCCGAACTGGAAGCGCTGCGCGCGCATCCCGATCCGGCCTTCCGCTCGTGTACCATCGCCGCCCTGTGGCCGGTGGCCGACGGGGCGGCTGGACTGCAGGCCGCCGTCTGGCGCATGCTTGAAGCCATCGAGGCGGCGATCCGTGACGGCGTGACGATCGTGATCCTCAGCGACCGCGGCGTCGATGCTGCCCACGCGCCCATCCCGGCGCTGCTCGCGGTCGGCGCAGCGCACCATCACCTCTTGCGGCTGGGCCTGCGCGCGCGCGTCAGCCTGGTGCTCGAATCGGGCGAGCCGCGCGAGGTGCACCACATGGCCTGCCTGATCGGCTACGGCGCGGAAGCTATTCACCCCTATCTGGCGATTGCCTCGGTGCGCCACATGGCCAGCGAAGAGCGTCAGCGCGAAGCGCTCGACCCGGATCAGGCTGAAGCCAACTATCTCCAGGCACTGGATGAGGGCCTGCGCAAGATCCTCTCCAAGATGGGCATCTCGACCATCGACAGCTACCATGGTGCGCAGCTCTTTGAAGCCATTGGCATTGGCGAGGAGCTGATCGACGCCTGCTTCGCAGGCACGCCCTCACGCATCGGCGGCATCGGCTGGGCCGACGTCGCCGAGGATGTGCTGAGCTGGCACCGGCGCGCCTTCCCCACGCCCGCCACGCTGCCAACGCCCGGCGTGTATAAGTTCAAGAAGGACGGCGAGTATCACGCCTTTAGCCCCCAGGTGGTGCACGCCCTGCATCAGGCGGTAGGCCTCAAGCCGACCAACGGCTCGCTGCGCGACGCCTATCGCCAGTATGTCACACTCCTGTATGAGCGCGCACCGGCCACGCCGCGCGATCTGCTGCGCTGGAAGACGCGCACGCCGATCGCGCTGGAGGAGGTCGAGCCGGTCGAAGCGATCCTGCGGCGCTTCTCCACCGCTGCCATGTCGATCGGCGCGACCAGTCCTGAAGCGCACGAAGTGCTGGCGATCGCGATGAAGCGCCTGGGCGGCATGAGCAATAGTGGTGAGGGCGGCGAAGACCCCGAACGTTACCACGACGAACGCAACAGCGACATCAAGCAGGTCGCGTCGGGACGCTTCGGCGTCACGCCCGCCTACCTGATGCATGCCCGCGAGCTGCAGATCAAGATGGCGCAGGGCTCCAAACCGGGCGAGGGCGGCCAGATTCCCGGCCATAAAGTGACCGACTACATCGCGCGGCTGCGCCATACCACGCCGGGTGTGACACTGATCTCGCCGCCACCCCACCACGACATTTATTCGATCGAGGACCTGGCGCAGTTGATCTACGATCTCAAGCAGATCAACCCGCAGGCCGACGTGTCGGTCAAGTTGGTCGCTGAGGTAGGCGTAGGCACGGTAGCAGCGGGCGTGGTCAAAGCCGGTGCAGACGTGGTGCACATCAGCGGACACAGCGGCGGCACCGGCGCATCGCCGCTGAGCTCGATCAAAAATGCCGGCATCGCCTGGGAGCTGGGCCTGGCCGAGACGCAACAGACCTTGCTGCTCAACGGGCTGCGCGACCGCGTGCGCGTGCGCGTGGACGGCGGCTTCCAGACCGGGCGCGATGTGATCATCGCGGCGCTGCTGGGCGCGGACGAGTACAGCTTCGGCACGGCCGCGGTGGTCGCCGAAGGCTGCCTGATGGCTCGTACCTGCCACACCAACAACTGTCCGGTCGGGATTGCCTCGCAACGCCCGGAGCTGCGCGCCAAGTTCCCGGGCACGCCCGAAAACGTGATGCACTTCTTCCTCCATCTGGCCGAAGAAGTGCGCGAACTGCTGGCCGCGCTGGGCGCGCGCACGCTGGACGAGATCATTGGCCGCGTCGAGTTGCTGGAGCAGATCACCACCGGTGAGACGCGCGCCGATCAGCTCGATCTGTCGCCGCTGCTGGTCAGCCCGGCCGCGCCCGACGATCTGCGGCGCTGGTCCGGCGCGCGGCGCAGCGCAGAGGTCGGGTACCTCAACGCCAGGATCGTCGATGACGTGCTGGACGCGCTGGAACAGGGCCAGCCGATCCAACTGACCTATCCCATTGCCAACACTGACCGGACCGTTGGCGCAACCCTAGCGGGCGAGATCGCGCGGCGCGATCTGCGCCTCGCGCCCGATACCATCGAACTGATCTTCCACGGCAGCGCGGGGCAGAGCTTCGGCGCCTTCGCTACGCAAGGCATGCGCTTGATCCTGTGGGGCGATGCCAACGACTACGTCGGCAAGGGGTTGGGCGGCGGCGAGATCATTGTCCGTCCGCCCGAGGGTGTGCGCTACCGCGCTGCGGAGAGCACGATCATGGGTAACACCGTGCTCTACGGCGCGACCGGCGGCGCGCTGTGGGCCGCCGGACAGGCCGGCGAGCGCTTCGCAGTGCGCAACAGCGGCGCGCTGGCGGTCGTCGAGGGCATCGGCGACCACGGCTGCGAGTACATGACCGGCGGGCTGGTGGTCGTGCTGGGTCCAACCGGACGCAACTTCGGCGCGGGCATGTCGGGCGGACGTGCCTATGTGCTGGACGAGCGCGGCGATTTTCTGACGCGCATCAATCCGGACATGATCCGCGTCGAAGCGTTGAGCGAGGACTGGCAGTTCGATGAGCTGCGCGCCCTGATCGAGCAGCACGTGCTGCTGACCGGCTCGCGGCGTGGCCAGGAGCTGCTGCAGCAGTGGGCCAGCGTGCGCCAACGTTTCTGGCATGTAATCCCCACGGCCATCACGCCGACGCCGCTCCTGCTGCGCGAGCGCCGCGCCGTGGAGCAGGCGCTGACACCAGTGATCGCCTGA
- the cimA gene encoding citramalate synthase, with protein MTIQLYDTTLRDGTQREGLSLSVADKLRIAHALDEFGIPFIEGGWPGSNPKDAEFFRRARQETWRQTTICAFGSTRHAQTRVEEDANIRALLEAETAICTIVGKSWTLHVTHVLETTLDENLRMIAESVAYLRAQGRRVFYDAEHFFDGYRADPDYALATIRAAADAGAEVVILCDTNGGSLPGWITRVVGEVAPRLACRVGIHTHNDGELAVANSLAAIEAGATHVQGTINGYGERCGNANLIPIIANLQLKMGRRVVTDEQLARLTELSRFVAAVANLNPDEHAAYVGRSAFAHKGGIHVAAVAKVEESYQHIDPRLVGNQRRVVVSELAGRGNVRMRAAELGLKLNGNERAVLQKIKEMENRGFMYEAAEGSFELLVRRADPDYAPPFEMLDAMVVVEQRQGRPMLAEATVKLRVNGEIMHTAAEGNGPVNALDQAMRKALLPHYPQLADVHLTDYKVRIIDEQSATAATTRVLIEAARGEERWSTVGCSTNIIEASWQALVDSLELPLLRDRDRQARFVARDAGPAVPAT; from the coding sequence ATGACCATTCAACTCTACGACACAACGCTCAGGGACGGCACCCAGCGCGAAGGGCTGTCGCTCTCGGTCGCCGACAAGCTCAGGATCGCGCACGCGCTCGATGAGTTCGGCATTCCCTTCATCGAGGGCGGCTGGCCCGGCTCCAATCCCAAGGACGCCGAGTTCTTCCGCCGCGCGCGGCAGGAGACATGGCGGCAGACGACGATCTGTGCCTTTGGCTCGACGCGCCACGCCCAGACGCGCGTGGAGGAGGACGCCAACATCCGCGCGCTGCTGGAGGCCGAGACCGCGATCTGCACGATCGTGGGCAAGTCGTGGACGCTGCACGTCACGCACGTGCTCGAAACCACGCTCGACGAAAACCTGCGCATGATCGCCGAGAGCGTGGCCTACCTGCGCGCGCAGGGCCGGCGCGTCTTCTACGACGCCGAGCATTTCTTCGACGGCTACCGCGCCGATCCCGACTACGCGCTGGCGACCATTCGCGCCGCCGCCGACGCGGGCGCCGAGGTGGTGATCCTATGCGATACCAACGGCGGCTCGCTGCCGGGCTGGATCACGCGCGTCGTGGGCGAGGTCGCGCCGCGGCTGGCCTGCCGGGTCGGCATCCATACTCACAACGACGGCGAGCTGGCGGTCGCCAACTCGCTGGCGGCCATCGAGGCGGGCGCGACGCACGTCCAGGGCACGATCAACGGCTACGGCGAGCGCTGCGGCAACGCCAACCTGATCCCGATCATCGCCAATCTGCAACTGAAGATGGGCCGGCGCGTGGTGACGGACGAGCAACTGGCGCGCCTCACCGAGCTGTCGCGCTTTGTGGCGGCGGTCGCCAATCTCAATCCCGACGAGCACGCCGCCTATGTCGGGCGCAGCGCCTTCGCGCACAAGGGCGGCATCCATGTCGCCGCCGTGGCCAAAGTCGAGGAGAGCTATCAGCATATCGATCCGCGGCTGGTGGGCAACCAGCGACGCGTCGTCGTCTCGGAGCTGGCGGGCCGCGGCAACGTACGCATGCGCGCGGCGGAGCTGGGGCTGAAGCTCAACGGCAACGAACGCGCCGTGCTCCAGAAGATCAAGGAGATGGAGAATCGCGGCTTTATGTACGAAGCCGCCGAAGGCTCGTTCGAGCTGCTGGTGCGCCGCGCCGATCCGGACTACGCGCCGCCCTTCGAGATGCTGGACGCGATGGTCGTGGTGGAGCAGCGCCAGGGCCGACCCATGCTGGCGGAGGCCACCGTCAAGCTGCGCGTCAACGGCGAGATCATGCATACCGCCGCCGAGGGCAACGGCCCGGTCAACGCGCTCGATCAGGCCATGCGCAAGGCGCTGCTGCCGCACTACCCGCAGCTCGCCGACGTGCACCTGACCGACTACAAGGTGCGCATCATCGACGAACAGTCGGCCACCGCCGCCACCACGCGCGTGCTGATCGAGGCCGCGCGCGGCGAGGAGCGCTGGTCCACCGTCGGATGCTCGACCAACATCATCGAGGCGAGCTGGCAGGCGCTGGTCGATTCGCTGGAGCTGCCGCTGCTGCGCGATCGGGACCGCCAGGCGCGGTTCGTGGCCCGCGACGCCGGACCGGCGGTGCCTGCCACGTGA
- the leuD gene encoding 3-isopropylmalate dehydratase small subunit, with product MEPITTFTATCVALPIENIDTDQIIPARYLKTTDKAGLGEALFADWRYDSQGRPNPDFPLNRPDARGAQILIAGHNFGCGSSREHAPWALQGYGFKAVISTYFADIFRNNALKVGLLPIVVDRDTHTRLLRLVEDDPTTRLTVDLATQTLQMPDGATVTFPIDPFARYCLLNGVDQLGFLLSLEDEIAAYEARHPARVNTLAALG from the coding sequence ATGGAACCGATCACAACCTTTACCGCGACCTGCGTCGCGCTGCCGATCGAAAACATCGATACCGACCAGATCATTCCGGCGCGCTACCTGAAGACCACCGACAAGGCCGGTCTGGGCGAGGCGCTCTTCGCCGACTGGCGCTACGACAGCCAGGGCCGGCCCAATCCCGACTTTCCGCTCAACCGGCCAGACGCGCGGGGAGCGCAGATCCTGATCGCCGGCCACAACTTCGGCTGCGGCTCGTCGCGCGAGCACGCGCCCTGGGCGCTGCAGGGCTACGGCTTCAAGGCGGTGATCTCGACCTACTTCGCCGATATCTTTCGCAACAACGCGCTCAAGGTCGGGCTGTTGCCGATCGTCGTCGACCGCGACACGCACACACGGCTGCTGCGGCTGGTGGAGGACGATCCCACCACGCGCCTCACCGTCGATCTGGCGACGCAGACGCTCCAGATGCCCGACGGCGCGACGGTCACCTTTCCGATCGATCCCTTCGCCCGATACTGCCTGCTCAACGGCGTGGACCAGCTCGGCTTTCTGCTGAGTCTGGAAGACGAGATCGCGGCGTACGAGGCGCGGCATCCGGCGCGCGTCAACACGCTGGCCGCCCTGGGCTGA
- the leuB gene encoding 3-isopropylmalate dehydrogenase, whose protein sequence is MHATITLLPGDGIGPEVVAEGAKVLRAVATRWNHHFELREALLGGCAIDQLGTSLPDETVRLCASADAVLLGAVGGPRWDDPQAPDRPERGLLGIRKALGLFANLRPVQVYPAIVDASPLRPELLQGVDLIVVRELTGGIYFGEKRREACDGQERASDLCVYTTHEIERIVRVACELARGRRGKLTSVDKANVLETSRLWRRVATRVVREEYPDLQLEHMLVDAAAMHLLRRPADFDVIVTENMFGDILSDETSMLAGSMGLLPSASLGEARAGGGTRLGLYEPIHGSAPDIAGRGIANPLATILSVALLLRHSLGLEAEARAVEAAVQRVLAAGQVTPDIAPPGARPLTTAEVGDAVVAALHP, encoded by the coding sequence ATGCACGCAACCATCACGCTCCTTCCCGGCGACGGCATTGGGCCAGAGGTGGTGGCCGAAGGCGCGAAAGTGCTGCGCGCGGTCGCCACGCGCTGGAACCATCACTTCGAGCTGCGCGAAGCCCTACTGGGCGGCTGCGCCATCGATCAGCTCGGCACCTCGCTGCCCGACGAGACGGTCCGGCTGTGCGCCTCGGCCGACGCGGTGCTGCTCGGCGCGGTGGGCGGGCCACGCTGGGACGATCCCCAGGCGCCGGATCGGCCCGAGCGCGGCCTGCTCGGCATCCGCAAGGCGCTGGGCCTGTTCGCCAACCTGCGACCGGTCCAGGTCTATCCCGCGATCGTGGACGCGTCGCCGCTGCGTCCGGAGCTGCTCCAGGGCGTCGATCTGATCGTCGTGCGCGAACTGACCGGCGGGATCTACTTCGGCGAGAAACGGCGCGAGGCCTGCGACGGCCAGGAGCGCGCCAGCGATCTGTGCGTGTACACGACGCACGAGATCGAGCGCATCGTGCGCGTGGCCTGCGAGCTGGCGCGCGGGCGGCGCGGCAAGCTCACCAGCGTGGACAAGGCCAACGTGCTCGAAACCTCGCGGCTCTGGCGGCGGGTCGCGACGCGCGTGGTGCGCGAGGAGTATCCCGATCTGCAGCTCGAGCATATGCTGGTGGACGCCGCGGCGATGCATCTGCTGCGCCGGCCCGCCGACTTCGACGTGATCGTGACCGAGAACATGTTCGGCGATATCCTGTCGGACGAGACCTCGATGCTGGCCGGCTCGATGGGCCTGCTGCCCTCCGCCTCGCTGGGCGAGGCGCGCGCGGGCGGTGGCACGCGCCTGGGCCTGTACGAGCCGATCCACGGCTCGGCGCCCGATATCGCCGGGCGGGGCATCGCCAACCCGCTGGCGACGATCCTCAGCGTGGCGCTGCTGTTGCGCCACTCGCTGGGCCTGGAGGCCGAGGCGCGGGCGGTGGAAGCGGCGGTGCAGCGCGTGCTGGCCGCGGGACAGGTCACGCCCGACATCGCGCCGCCGGGCGCGCGCCCGCTCACCACCGCCGAGGTCGGCGACGCGGTGGTGGCAGCCCTCCACCCGTAG
- a CDS encoding branched-chain amino acid transaminase, whose product MPMTQTPYLWFNGEIVPWERATVHVMSHALHYGSSVFEGIRCYDTPRGPAIFRLRPHIERLIDSARIYRMPLPYSAEHLAAACHAVIAANGLRSAYLRPIAFRGFGELGVHPKDTPVEVAIAAIPWGAYLGDDALERGVDVCVSSWVRPAPNTLPTLAKAGGNYLSSQLIVMEAQRHGYVEGIALDASGHLSEGSGENLFVVRNGVIMTPPLTASVLPGITRDTVITIARELGFEVREQTIPREALYVADELFFTGTAAEITPIRSVDGVVVKAGGRGPITAAIAARFFGLFTGETEDTHHWLEYPTG is encoded by the coding sequence ATGCCGATGACTCAAACGCCCTATCTCTGGTTCAACGGCGAGATCGTGCCGTGGGAGCGCGCGACGGTGCATGTGATGAGTCACGCGCTGCACTACGGTTCGAGCGTCTTCGAAGGCATACGCTGCTACGACACGCCCCGCGGCCCGGCGATCTTCCGGCTGAGGCCGCATATCGAGCGGCTGATCGACTCGGCGCGCATCTACCGCATGCCGCTGCCCTACAGCGCGGAGCACCTGGCGGCGGCCTGCCACGCGGTGATCGCGGCCAACGGGCTGCGCAGCGCCTATCTGCGCCCGATCGCCTTTCGCGGCTTCGGCGAGCTGGGCGTGCATCCCAAGGACACGCCGGTCGAGGTGGCGATCGCGGCGATCCCCTGGGGCGCGTACCTGGGCGACGACGCGCTGGAACGGGGCGTGGATGTCTGCGTCTCTTCCTGGGTGCGACCGGCGCCCAACACGCTGCCGACGCTGGCCAAGGCCGGCGGCAACTACCTCTCCTCGCAACTGATCGTGATGGAAGCGCAGCGCCACGGGTATGTCGAGGGCATCGCGCTCGACGCCAGCGGCCATCTCAGCGAAGGCTCGGGCGAGAACCTGTTCGTGGTGCGCAACGGCGTGATCATGACGCCGCCGCTGACCGCCTCGGTGCTGCCGGGCATCACCCGCGACACGGTGATCACCATCGCCCGCGAGCTAGGCTTCGAGGTGCGCGAGCAGACGATCCCGCGCGAGGCGCTCTACGTCGCCGACGAACTCTTCTTCACGGGCACCGCCGCCGAGATCACGCCGATCCGCTCCGTGGACGGCGTGGTGGTCAAGGCCGGCGGCCGTGGCCCGATCACCGCGGCGATTGCCGCGCGCTTCTTCGGGCTGTTCACCGGCGAAACCGAGGATACGCATCACTGGCTGGAATACCCGACAGGGTGA